A genomic segment from Candidatus Zixiibacteriota bacterium encodes:
- a CDS encoding DUF202 domain-containing protein, producing MSGAKSHYKESEEDTAEWSPTDILASFRTILANERTVLSYMRTALTFFVAGVTFVHFFDSLVIEIVGWIFIPLGLITVVIGAYRYNREKRHIHRLNNRSHKESDF from the coding sequence ATGAGCGGAGCGAAGTCACACTACAAGGAATCTGAAGAAGACACTGCTGAATGGAGTCCCACCGATATTCTTGCGTCGTTTCGCACGATCCTTGCAAACGAACGCACGGTGCTGTCATATATGCGAACAGCACTGACGTTCTTCGTTGCGGGAGTCACTTTTGTACATTTCTTCGATTCGCTTGTAATCGAGATTGTCGGCTGGATATTCATTCCGCTCGGTTTGATAACCGTCGTTATAGGCGCGTATCGATACAACAGAGAGAAACGTCACATCCACAGACTCAACAATCGCAGTCATAAGGAATCGGACTTCTGA